In the Myxococcus guangdongensis genome, one interval contains:
- a CDS encoding acyltransferase family protein — protein sequence MLRCLAIFIVVLFHYPRPEGHEAYGMLANFGWTGVELFFVLSGFLIGSQLLEPVSRGETPSLKRFYLRRSLRILPPYLIVLALYLFVPAWGERPVETPAWRFLTFTQNFGLRLNGFSHAWSLCVEEHFYLVLPLTVLALRGRVRAAHLLVGAAGLMLGGMLLRAWLWQRHFSMLGPEDDAWRGYDTLLYYPTYARLDGLLCGAMLAALRVFRPEAWERWTRGARAGLLAGVGLGCLGVVFWLNEEHFRYLAHTMLAFPLTSLGYAALLVAMASPIASRVCARIPGVKTFALLSFTVYLTHKALQAGARVALEPYGLDAFHPLTLLAGAVAVLLASLALHHGVERPALKWRTRLEARLSREPTPVPAVR from the coding sequence ATGCTCCGGTGCCTGGCCATCTTCATCGTCGTCCTCTTCCACTACCCACGCCCCGAGGGACACGAGGCCTACGGGATGCTCGCCAACTTCGGTTGGACAGGCGTGGAGCTGTTCTTCGTGCTGAGCGGCTTCCTCATCGGCTCGCAGCTCCTGGAGCCGGTGTCGCGCGGCGAGACGCCGTCCCTGAAGCGCTTCTACCTGCGGCGCTCGCTGCGCATCCTCCCGCCCTACCTCATCGTGCTGGCGCTGTACCTCTTCGTCCCCGCGTGGGGCGAGCGTCCGGTGGAGACGCCCGCGTGGCGCTTCCTCACCTTCACGCAGAACTTCGGGCTGCGCCTCAATGGCTTCTCCCACGCGTGGTCGCTGTGCGTGGAGGAGCACTTCTACCTGGTGCTCCCGCTCACCGTGCTCGCGCTGCGCGGACGCGTCCGGGCCGCACACCTGCTCGTGGGCGCTGCGGGGTTGATGCTCGGCGGCATGCTCCTGCGGGCCTGGCTGTGGCAGCGGCACTTCTCGATGCTCGGGCCGGAGGACGACGCGTGGCGCGGCTACGACACGCTGCTGTACTACCCGACGTACGCGCGCCTCGACGGGCTCCTGTGTGGCGCGATGCTCGCGGCGCTGCGCGTCTTCCGCCCCGAGGCCTGGGAGCGCTGGACCCGAGGAGCACGCGCCGGGCTCCTGGCGGGGGTGGGCCTTGGGTGCCTGGGCGTCGTGTTCTGGCTGAACGAGGAGCACTTCCGCTACCTCGCCCACACGATGCTCGCGTTCCCCCTGACGTCGCTGGGCTACGCGGCGCTGCTCGTGGCCATGGCGAGTCCCATCGCGTCCCGCGTGTGCGCCCGCATCCCCGGCGTGAAGACCTTCGCGCTGCTGAGCTTCACCGTGTACCTCACCCACAAGGCCCTGCAGGCCGGGGCACGCGTCGCGCTGGAGCCCTATGGCCTGGACGCCTTCCACCCGCTCACGCTGCTGGCGGGCGCGGTGGCGGTGCTGCTGGCGTCGCTCGCGCTGCACCACGGCGTGGAGCGCCCCGCGCTGAAGTGGCGCACACGCCTGGAGGCACGGCTCTCCCGCGAGCCCACGCCGGTGCCCGCCGTCCGTTAG
- a CDS encoding SGNH/GDSL hydrolase family protein: MPRLKLDNLIIFGDSMSDIGNKHDTGLGTFANGVNLMQVNELGRFSDGRNWTDFLWEWAGGQSMIRGADPFDKKKTAYSESMEATKVHRSLTVDSNQDSGFGRPITFVNYAEGGAMGASDRPGTGLGTFRQQVDKFHAQRAKCPLVGETLFIIWFGLNDLVTNKRDPGTMKQVVLHMFALIQELERAMPGKAHFLLINLPDPADAAYFAKKKLEPTTWGFTKGAMGFNAVLAQFASTYEGMRLVDMYSFLKGLNTSLAEHGLTAGAQGSRLPVRYPHVGPLAPPPLVWGPPVPRLPPPPSDPVRLDLLPTGARTFQQYAQLPPTPVATSDKKHPTEAAYRVMAREIARNISARFELGQLSKSRECRGVVVEAA; the protein is encoded by the coding sequence ATGCCCCGACTCAAGCTCGACAATCTCATCATCTTCGGCGACAGCATGTCGGACATCGGCAACAAGCATGACACCGGCCTTGGCACGTTCGCCAACGGCGTCAACCTCATGCAGGTGAACGAGCTGGGGCGCTTCAGTGACGGGCGGAACTGGACGGACTTCCTCTGGGAGTGGGCGGGCGGCCAGTCGATGATTCGGGGCGCGGACCCCTTCGACAAGAAGAAGACCGCCTACAGCGAGAGCATGGAGGCGACCAAGGTCCACCGCTCGCTCACCGTGGACTCGAATCAGGACTCGGGCTTCGGCCGTCCCATCACCTTCGTGAACTACGCCGAGGGTGGCGCGATGGGCGCCTCGGACCGGCCCGGCACGGGGCTGGGGACCTTCCGGCAGCAGGTGGACAAGTTCCACGCGCAGCGGGCCAAGTGTCCTCTCGTCGGGGAGACGCTGTTCATCATCTGGTTCGGCCTCAACGACCTGGTGACCAACAAGCGCGACCCGGGGACGATGAAGCAGGTGGTCCTCCACATGTTCGCGCTCATCCAGGAGCTGGAGCGGGCCATGCCGGGCAAGGCGCACTTCCTGCTCATCAACCTGCCGGACCCCGCGGACGCGGCATACTTCGCGAAGAAGAAGCTGGAGCCGACGACGTGGGGATTCACCAAGGGCGCCATGGGCTTCAACGCCGTGCTCGCCCAGTTCGCGTCCACCTATGAGGGGATGCGATTGGTGGACATGTATTCGTTCCTCAAGGGGCTCAATACCTCGCTGGCCGAGCATGGCCTGACGGCGGGAGCGCAGGGCAGCCGGCTCCCCGTGCGCTACCCCCACGTGGGTCCGCTCGCGCCACCGCCGCTCGTGTGGGGCCCGCCCGTTCCCCGGCTCCCGCCTCCTCCCTCCGACCCCGTCCGACTGGACCTCCTCCCGACCGGCGCCCGCACCTTCCAGCAGTACGCCCAACTGCCGCCGACGCCCGTGGCGACGAGCGACAAGAAGCACCCCACGGAGGCCGCCTACCGCGTCATGGCGCGGGAGATTGCCCGCAACATCTCGGCTCGGTTCGAGCTCGGTCAGCTCAGCAAGAGCCGTGAGTGCCGGGGCGTCGTGGTCGAAGCCGCCTGA
- a CDS encoding S41 family peptidase — protein MRHHDLGSKLALCLAVLLASGAMAAQAPAEPEEAQQRLQRLTALGELWGQVRYRHPWMLSRRIDWDAAFLSAVPKVEAASSDEAFAEAIQSMLGALEDPATRVKSARPPAALAPPTLRPLLGVEKDVVVLDLRNLTTPEGPQTFWSLGEKLWGPVGKARAAVVDMRGRGFDEAAAWSVSNAVDWMLPLFIDGELAVPGTRSSLHGGYKAQTGMDSPYTTAFNQDVSSVVEGHAGKKFARVVFLLDSQSVVSPKVLALRAAGRALFVGEGPVANALLVDTQDVPLGSTLVATVRTSETVLPLGLDAEVPARADLSAPDVAYTRAMALANAKSKPKGPSAPARPEAQWRPDNAYAEAPYPSRELRLLAAVRLWNVVELFFPYRHLMDADWGQALPGMLKRFEAAQDAKEYALEVAKAARELRDGHVSLSGHPAFKELWGGIAAPVEARDIDGKVVITSLTNASLAQGLQVGDVIEKVDAEPIDERIRRIDAIHQASTEAATRLFHIYLALSGPPDSEVTFTVLGEKGRREVKVKRPAAFSRPERPHEPFKLMEGNVALVNLSQLGADEVPEVMKKVQDTRAVVFDLRGYPRGTAGMLAPYLNVKRAKTWSRFEVPVVAGATLVNGRMALTQELPTADVPVYRGRTVALIDERAVSQAEHLGLMLEVTSGVTFVGSPTAGANGNMTYAVLPGGIWMSFTGMDTRHADGGQLQRKGLTPHVAVRPSLAGVRAGRDEVLERALRLLQETPRPAAAPMSRPVQRP, from the coding sequence ATGCGGCACCATGACCTGGGCTCGAAGCTGGCACTGTGTCTGGCGGTTCTCCTGGCCTCGGGGGCGATGGCCGCGCAAGCCCCAGCGGAGCCGGAGGAGGCGCAGCAGCGGCTCCAGCGGCTCACCGCGCTGGGCGAACTCTGGGGGCAGGTGCGCTACCGCCACCCGTGGATGTTGTCGCGGCGCATCGACTGGGACGCGGCCTTCCTGTCGGCGGTGCCGAAGGTGGAGGCGGCCTCCAGCGACGAGGCCTTCGCGGAGGCCATCCAGTCGATGCTCGGCGCGCTCGAGGACCCCGCCACCCGCGTGAAGAGCGCGCGCCCGCCCGCCGCGCTGGCCCCTCCGACACTCCGGCCCCTGTTGGGCGTGGAGAAGGACGTGGTCGTCCTGGACCTGCGCAACCTCACCACGCCCGAAGGCCCACAGACCTTCTGGAGTCTGGGTGAGAAGCTCTGGGGCCCCGTGGGCAAGGCGCGCGCCGCCGTCGTCGACATGCGCGGGCGGGGCTTCGACGAGGCGGCGGCCTGGAGCGTCTCCAACGCGGTGGACTGGATGCTGCCCCTCTTCATCGACGGCGAGCTGGCCGTGCCGGGCACGCGCTCCTCGCTCCACGGCGGCTACAAGGCCCAGACGGGCATGGACTCGCCCTACACCACGGCCTTCAACCAGGACGTCAGCTCGGTGGTGGAGGGCCACGCCGGCAAGAAGTTCGCGCGCGTCGTCTTCCTCCTGGATTCGCAGAGCGTCGTCTCGCCGAAGGTGCTGGCGCTGCGCGCCGCGGGGCGCGCGCTCTTCGTGGGCGAGGGCCCCGTGGCGAACGCGCTGCTCGTGGACACGCAGGACGTGCCGCTGGGCAGCACGCTCGTCGCCACCGTCCGCACCAGTGAGACGGTGTTGCCCCTGGGGCTCGACGCGGAGGTGCCGGCGCGAGCGGACCTGTCCGCCCCGGACGTGGCCTACACGCGCGCGATGGCGCTGGCCAACGCGAAGTCCAAGCCCAAGGGCCCGAGCGCTCCGGCGCGCCCCGAGGCCCAGTGGCGTCCGGACAACGCCTACGCGGAGGCCCCGTACCCCTCGCGCGAGCTGCGCCTCCTGGCGGCCGTGCGGCTGTGGAACGTGGTGGAGCTCTTCTTCCCCTATCGCCACCTGATGGACGCGGACTGGGGCCAGGCGCTCCCCGGGATGCTGAAGCGCTTCGAGGCCGCCCAGGACGCGAAGGAGTATGCGCTCGAGGTGGCGAAGGCCGCCCGGGAGCTGCGGGACGGGCACGTCTCGCTCAGCGGCCATCCCGCGTTCAAGGAGCTGTGGGGTGGCATCGCCGCGCCCGTCGAGGCGCGAGACATCGACGGGAAGGTGGTCATCACGTCGTTGACCAACGCCTCGCTCGCGCAGGGGCTCCAGGTGGGGGACGTCATCGAGAAGGTGGACGCGGAGCCCATCGACGAGCGCATCCGCCGCATCGACGCCATCCACCAGGCCTCCACCGAGGCGGCGACCCGCCTGTTCCACATCTACCTGGCGCTCTCGGGGCCTCCGGACTCGGAGGTGACCTTCACGGTGCTCGGAGAGAAGGGGCGTCGGGAGGTGAAGGTGAAGCGGCCCGCCGCGTTCTCCCGGCCGGAGCGTCCCCATGAGCCCTTCAAGCTGATGGAGGGCAACGTCGCCCTCGTGAACCTCTCGCAGCTGGGGGCCGACGAGGTGCCGGAGGTCATGAAGAAGGTCCAGGACACCCGGGCCGTGGTGTTCGACCTGCGAGGCTATCCCCGAGGCACCGCGGGCATGCTGGCGCCGTACCTCAACGTGAAGCGCGCCAAGACCTGGTCCCGCTTCGAGGTGCCTGTCGTCGCGGGCGCCACGTTGGTGAATGGCCGGATGGCCCTGACGCAGGAGCTGCCCACCGCGGACGTGCCGGTGTACCGGGGCCGCACCGTGGCGCTCATCGACGAGCGCGCCGTGAGCCAGGCCGAGCACCTGGGGCTGATGCTGGAGGTCACCAGTGGGGTGACCTTCGTCGGGAGCCCCACCGCGGGCGCCAACGGGAACATGACGTACGCGGTGCTGCCCGGTGGCATCTGGATGAGCTTCACCGGGATGGACACCCGGCACGCGGACGGCGGTCAGCTCCAGCGCAAGGGGCTCACGCCGCACGTGGCGGTGCGCCCCTCGCTCGCGGGCGTGCGCGCGGGCCGGGACGAGGTGCTGGAGCGGGCGCTGCGGTTGCTCCAGGAGACGCCTCGGCCCGCCGCCGCGCCCATGTCCCGCCCCGTGCAGCGTCCATAG